A stretch of the Panicum virgatum strain AP13 chromosome 9N, P.virgatum_v5, whole genome shotgun sequence genome encodes the following:
- the LOC120687505 gene encoding dirigent protein 4-like, with product MARQRSASLSSNTSICRYQSAADTTDLLLGPAKTTHLHFFLHDTLSGKDPSAVLVARGGSRTPKPDDPVPFGSLYATDDVLTEGPQRESKVVGNAQGLYISSGRAQLSLVLGMDFELTDGPFNGSAFVVYSRNTVVEHPVGRELAIVGGRGKFRMARGYALLRTHYLDNNNGDAIIEYNVTLHHH from the exons ATGGCGCGGCAACGCAGCGCCAGTCTTTCTAGTAATACTTCTATTTGCAGGTACCAG tCAGCCGCCGACACCACCGACCTGCTGCTCGGCCCGGCGAAGACCACCCACCTGCACTTCTTCCTCCACGACACCCTGAGCGGGAAGGACCCGAGCGCCGTCCTCGTCGCCCGCGGCGGCAGCCGCACGCCCAAGCCCGACGACCCGGTGCCCTTCGGCTCCCTCTACGCCACCGACGacgtgctcaccgagggcccCCAGCGGGAGTCCAAGGTGGTCGGGAACGCGCAGGGCCTGTACATCTCGTCCGGGAGGGCGCAGCTGTCGCTCGTCCTCGGCATGGACTTCGAGCTCACCGACGGCCCCTTCAACGGCAGCGCATTCGTCGTCTACTCGCGGAACACGGTCGTCGAGCACCCGGTCGGGAGGGAGCTCGCCAtcgtcggcggccgcggcaagTTCCGGATGGCCCGGGGCTACGCCTTGCTCCGGACGCATTACTTGGACAACAACAATGGCGACGCCATCATAGAATACAACGTCACCCTCCATCACCATTGA
- the LOC120688037 gene encoding probable galactinol--sucrose galactosyltransferase 2: MTVTPKITVGDGRLVAHGRTILTGVPENIVLTHASGAGLVDGAFVGATAGEARSMHVFSFGTLRDLRFMCCFRFKLWWMTQRMGTSGRDVPLETQFMLLESRPGAGACADDDSGEPVYLVMLPLLEGQFRAALQGNDRDELEITLESGDKEVQTAQGTYMVYVHAGTNPFDTITQAVKVVERHLQTFHHRDKKKLPSFVDWFGWCTWDAFYTDVTAEGVKQGLQSLAEGGTPPRFLIIDDGWQQIGSENKKEANAVVQEGAQFASRLTGIKENAKFQKKKEAEQQQEEQAEQQAPGLKLLVEEAKREHGVKYVYVWHAMAGYWGGVKPAAEGMEHYESALAFPVQSPGVMGNQPDIVMDSLSVLGLGLVHPRKALRFYDELHSYLASCGVDGVKVDVQNIIETLGAGHGGRVSLTRAYHHALEASVARNFPDNGCISCMCHNTDMLYSARQTAVVRASDDFYPRDPASHTIHISSVAYNTLFLGEFMQPDWDMFHSLHPAAEYHGAARAIGGCPIYVSDKPGNHNFELLKKLVLPDGSVLRAQLPGRPTRDCLFADPARDGTSLLKIWNVNKCTGVVGVFNCQGAGWCRVTKKTRVHDAAPGTLTGSVRAEDVDAIADLAGPGWGGEAVVYAYRSGELIRLPRGATLPVTLKVLEFELFHVAPVKEVALGVSFAPIGLLGMFNAGGAVEQCEAGADADAVVRLRVRGCGRFGAYCSRRPARCTLDAAEAEFTYDADTGLVALDIPVPEKEFYRWNLEIHV, translated from the exons ATGACGGTGACGCCGAAGATCACGGTGGGGGATGGGCGGCTGGTGGCGCACGGGCGGACCATCCTGACCGGCGTGCCGGAGAACATCGTGCTCACGCACGCCTCCGGGGCGGGGCTCGTCGATGGCGCCTTCGTCGGCGCCACGGCCGGCGAGGCCAGGAGCATGCACGTCTTCAGCTTCGGCACCCTCAG GGACCTGCGGTTCATGTGCTGCTTCCGGTTCAAGCTGTGGTGGATGACCCAGCGCATGGGCACCTCCGGCCGCGACGTCCCGCTGGAGACGCAGTTCATGCTCCTGGAGAGCCGCCCGGGCGCCGGCGCCTGCGCCGACGACGACAGCGGCGAGCCGGTGTACCTGGTGAtgctgccgctgctggaggGCCAGTTCCGCGCCGCGCTGCAGGGCAACGACCGCGACGAGCTGGAGATCACCCTCGAGAGCG GGGACAAGGAGGTTCAGACGGCGCAGGGGACCTACATGGTGTACGTGCACGCCGGGACCAACCCCTTCGACACCATCACTCAGGCTGTCAA GGTTGTGGAGAGGCACCTGCAGACGTTCCACCACAGGGACAAGAAAAAG CTGCCGTCGTTCGTGGACTGGTTCGGCTGGTGCACATGGGACGCCTTCTACACCGACGTCACCGCCGAGGGCGTCAAGCAGGGCCTCCAGAG CTTGGCGGAGGGCGGCACGCCGCCGCGGTTCCTGATCATCGACGACGGGTGGCAGCAGATCGGCAGCGAGAACAAGAAGGAGGCCAACGCCGTCGTCCAGGAAGGCGCGCA GTTCGCCAGCAGGCTGACGGGGATCAAGGAGAACGCCAAGTtccagaagaagaaggaggcagagcagcagcaggaggagcaggCCGAGCAGCAGGCCCCCGGGCTGAAGCTTCTGGTGGAGGAGGCGAAGCGCGAGCACGGCGTCAAGTACGTGTACGTGTGGCACGCCATGGCGGGGTACTGGGGCGGCGTGAAGCCGGCAGCGGAGGGGATGGAGCACTACGAGAGCGCGCTGGCGTTCCCCGTGCAGTCGCCGGGGGTGATGGGCAACCAGCCGGACATCGTCATGGACTCGCTCTCCGTGCTGGGGCTGGGCCTGGTGCACCCGCGCAAGGCCCTCCGCTTCTACGACGAGCTCCACTCGTACCTGGCCTCctgcggcgtcgacggcgtcaaGGTGGACGTGCAGAACATCATCGAGACGCTGGgcgccggccacggcggccggGTCTCGCTCACGCGCGCCTACCACCACGCGCTCGAGGCCTCCGTCGCGCGCAACTTCCCCGACAATGGCTGCATCTCCTGCATGTGCCACAACACCGACATGCTCTACAGCGCCCGCCAGACCGCCGTCGTGCGCGCCTCCGACGACTTCTACCCGCGCGACCCGGCGTCGCACACCATCCACATCTCCTCCGTCGCCTACAACACGCTCTTCCTCGGCGAGTTCATGCAGCCCGACTGGGACATGTTCCAT AGCCTGCACCCGGCGGCGGAGTaccacggcgcggcgcgggcgatcGGCGGCTGCCCGATCTACGTCAG CGACAAGCCGGGCAACCACAACTTCGAGCTGCTCAAGAAGCTCGTGCTCCCCGACGGCTCCGTGCTCCGCGCGCAGCTCCCCGGCCGCCCCACGCGCGACTGCCTCTTCGCCGACCCGGCGCGCGACGGCACCAG CCTGCTCAAGATCTGGAACGTGAACAAGTGCACGGGCGTGGTGGGCGTGTTCAACTGCCAGGGCGCCGGCTGGTGCCGCGTCACCAAGAAGACCCGCGTCCACGACGCCGCGCCGGGGACGCTCACCGGCTCCGTCCGCGCCGAGGACGTGGACGCGATCGCCGACCTCGCCGGCCCGGGCTGGGGCGGCGAGGCTGTCGTGTACGCCTACCGATCGGGGGAGCTCATCCGGCTGCCCAGGGGCGCCACGCTGCCGGTGACGCTCAAGGTCCTGGAGTTCGAGCTGTTCCACGTCGCCCCCGTCAAGGAGGTGGCGCTGGGCGTGTCGTTCGCGCCCATCGGGCTGCTCGGCATGTtcaacgccggcggcgcggtggagcaGTGCGAGGCCGGCGCCGACGCGGACGCCGTCGTGCGGCTCAGGGTCCGCGGCTGCGGCCGGTTCGGCGCCTACTGCTCGCGGAGGCCGGCGCGGTGCACGCTGGACGCGGCCGAGGCGGAGTTCACCTACGACGCCGACACGGGGCTCGTCGCGCTCGACATCCCCGTGCCGGAGAAGGAGTTCTACAGATGGAACCTGGAGATCCATGTCTAG
- the LOC120691457 gene encoding calcium-dependent protein kinase 8, translating into MGNCCGTPATQEGSNRRKKPKANPYNVAYNRGAAPLPARPGLVVLRDPTGRDLGAQYELGGELGRGEFGITYLCTELATGDRYACKSISKRKLQTPVDVEDVRREVDIMRHMPAHPNIVSLRGAYEDEDAVHLVMELCEGGELFDRIVAQGHYTERAAAAVTRTIVEVVQMCHRHGVMHRDLKPENFLFGNKKESAPLKAIDFGLSVFFRPGERFTEIVGSPYYMAPEVLKRNYGPEVDVWSAGVILYILLCGVPPFWAETEQGVAQAIIRSVVDFKREPWPRVSEPAKDLVRRMLDPNPRTRFTAAQVLEHPWLHDSKKMPDISLGDAVRARLQQFAAMNKLKKKALRVIAEHLSAEEAADIKQMFDKMDVNKNGKLTFEEFKAGLRKLGNQMPDSDLRIIMDAADVDNNGTLDYAEFVTVSVHVRKIGNDEHIQKAFTYFDRDKSGYIEIEELREALADELEANDEDIINGIIRDVDTDKDGKISYDEFAAMMKAGTDWRKASRQYSRQRFSNLSLKLQKDGSIGAETR; encoded by the exons ATGGGCAACTGCTGCGGCACGCCGGCGACGCAGGAAGGCAGCAACCGCCGGAAGAAGCCGAAGGCGAACCCGTACAACGTCGCGTACAACCgcggggcggcgccgctgccggcgcgccCGGGGCTGGTGGTGCTGCGGGACCCGACGGGGCGGGACCTCGGCGCGCAGTacgagctcggcggcgagctgggccggggcGAGTTCGGGATCACGTACCTGTGCACGGAGCTGGCCACGGGGGATCGGTACGCGTGCAAGTCCATCTCCAAGCGGAAGCTGCAGACGCCCGTGGACGTGGAGGACGTGCGCCGGGAGGTGGACATCATGCGCCACATGCCGGCGCACCCAAACATCGTCAGCCTCCGCGGCGCCTacgaggacgaggacgccgTGCACCTTGTCATGGAGCTCTGCGAGGGAGGGGAGCTCTTCGACAGGATCGTCGCCCAGGGGCACTACaccgagcgcgccgccgccgccgtcacgcgCACCATCGTGGAGGTCGTCCAG ATGTGCCACAGGCACGGCGTCATGCACCGAGACCTTAAACCAGAGAACTTCTTATTTGGAAACAAGAAGGAGAGTGCCCCTCTGAAAGCAATTGATTTTGGGCTGTCCGTGTTCTTCAGGCCTG GTGAACGATTTACTGAAATCGTAGGCAGTCCTTACTACATGGCTCCAGAGGTTTTAAAGCGAAACTATGGCCCTGAAGTTGATGTCTGGAGTGCTGGAGTGATACTTTACATACTTCTTTGTGGTGTACCACCATTCTGGGCAG AAACTGAACAGGGAGTAGCACAAGCAATTATACGATCTGTGGTAGATTTCAAAAGAGAGCCATGGCCCAGAGTATCTGAGCCTGCTAAAGATCTTGTCAGGAGGATGCTAGACCCGAATCCACGCACTCGGTTTACTGCAGCACAAGTACTTG AACATCCATGGTTACATGACTCTAAAAAGATGCCAGACATTTCTCTCGGTGATGCTGTCCGAGCAAGGCTGCAGCAATTTGCTGCAATGAACAAGTTAAAGAAGAAAGCACTAAGG GTAATTGCTGAGCATCTGTCTGCGGAGGAAGCAGCTGACATAAAGCAAATGTTTGATAAAATGGATGTGAACAAGAATGGCAAGCTAACATTCGAGGAATTCAAGGCTGGGCTTCGTAAACTTGGAAACCAAATGCCTGATTCAGACCTTCGGATAATAATGGATGCT GCTGATGTTGATAACAATGGGACCCTGGACTATGCGGAATTTGTGACTGTGTCTGTTCATGTGAGGAAAATAGGAAATGACGAACACATTCAAAAGGCCTTCACATACTTCGACCGGGATAAGAGTGGGTACATTGAAATTGAAGAGCTTAGAGAGGCACTGGCCGACGAACTGGAGGCAAATGATGAAGACATTATCAATGGTATCATCCGAGATGTGGACACAGATAAG GACGGGAAAATAAGCTACGATGAGTTTGCGGCAATGATGAAGGCCGGCACTGACTGGAGGAAGGCGTCCCGGCAGTACTCGCGGCAGCGGTTCAGCAACCTCAGCCTGAAGCTCCAGAAGGACGGGTCCATCGGCGCCGAGACACGGTAG
- the LOC120691862 gene encoding uncharacterized protein LOC120691862, whose product MRPAAPFGDRAAGCRRGLNAPPAAAAATMRVMVRTLRGERVALDVDGAATVARLKGMVMAREGVAADAQRLFFAGRHLDDDALPLAHYGVRHGSVVFLSLRLRAGEEAGASQQETTRDVQLQPEQPAVTVRQLINEQQQQLMLFDDDHGRAAAEEAIIKRKPVSRRSLRKILSRLHVDVWTAQHDAKFLDLLLRHTRGGGGHTVDDLTAGDWRAIRAELNAATRSAFPVEELQRRLAEFRREFEAVSRIKDHHGFIYDARRRVVVATEAEWKRYVLENPEAVAYEGRSPHFGRLRAIFSGAGGGSETRGRGGAARSRASRAQRCLSKLLRSFGLRCKL is encoded by the exons ATGAGACCTGCCGCGCCGTTCGGCGATCGTGCTGCAGGCTGCCGCCGCGGGCTGAATGCACCGCCagctgccgccgcggcgacgATGAGGGTCATGGTGCGGACGCTGCGCGGGGAGCGGGTGGCGCTGGACGTCGACGGCGCCGCCACGGTGGCGCGGCTCAAGGGCATGGTCATGGCCCGGGAGGGCGTCGCGGCCGACGCGCAGCGGCTCTtcttcgccggccgccacctcgacgACGACGCGCTGCCCCTCGCGCACTACGGCGTGCGCCACGGCTCCGTCGTCTtcctcagcctccgcctccgcgccggcgaAGAAGCCGGCGCCTCGCA GCAGGAGACGACGCGTGACGTGCAACTGCAGCCAGAGCAGCCTGCTGTGACCGTGAGGCAACTGATcaacgagcagcagcagcagctgatgCTTTTCGACGACGaccacggccgcgccgccgccgaggaggccatCATCAAGAGGAAGCCGGTGTCGCGGCGCTCGCTCCGGAAGATCCTCTCGCGGCTGCACGTGGACGTGTGGACGGCCCAGCACGACGCCAAGTTCCTGGACCTGCTGCTGCGGcacacgcgcggcggcggcggccatacCGTGGACGACCTCACCGCGGGCGACTGGCGGGCCATCCGCGCCGAGCTGAACGCGGCCACGAGGTCCGCGTTCCCCGTCGaggagctgcagcggcggctgGCCGAGTTCCGGCGCGAGTTCGAGGCCGTGAGCCGGATCAAGGACCACCACGGGTTCATCTacgacgcgcgccgccgggTCGTCGTCGCCACGGAGGCCGAGTGGAAGCGCTACGTGCTG GAGAACCCCGAGGCGGTGGCGTACGAGGGGAGGAGCCCGCACTTCGGTCGCCTCCGAGCGatcttctccggcgccggcggcggttcGGAGACgcgtgggcgcggcggggccgcgAGGAGCCGTGCGTCGCGGGCGCAGAGATGCCTCAGCAAACTGCTTCGCAGCTTCGGGCTCCGGTGTAAGTTGTAA
- the LOC120689800 gene encoding remorin 4.1-like translates to MLHEQRAPAVAAAAAPPPVPSAPSNDGGDAAGGDEGAATFRDIHPLTPDVPTPPARTASASWDTASHRSYSTEEQYMTMSREFTAMVAAGATMQTGPNSNGSAGGGGYDNGVDQLTSIGEDELEETNPLAIVPDSHPIATPARSRASGLEVVPAGPPPPPAHVEASQVKKEEVETKVTAWQTAEVAKINNRFKREEVVINGWETEQVEKASGWLKKIERKLDEQRAKAVEKTQNDIAKARRKAEEKRASAEAKRGLKLAKVLELANFMKAVGRVPTKRSFF, encoded by the exons atgtTGCATGAGCAGCGGGCAccggcagtagcagcagcagcagcgccgccgccagtgccTTCGGCGCCCAGCAACGACGGCGGCGATGCCGCGGGCGGGGACGAGGGCGCCGCGACGTTCCGCGACATCCACCCTCTGACCCCCGACGTGCCGACGCCCCCCGCGCGCACGGCCTCCGCGTCCTGGGACACCGCCAGCCACCGCTCCTACTCCACCGAAGAGCAGTACATGACGATGAGCCGCGAGTTCACGGCCATGGTCGCCGCCGGGGCGACCATGCAGACCGGCCCCAACTCCAACGGCAGCGCCGGTGGAGGCGGCTACGACAACGGCGTCGACCAGCTGACCAGCATCGGCGAGGACGAGCTGGAGGAGACCAACCCGTTGGCCATCGTGCCGGACAGCCACCCCATCGCGACGCCGGCCAGGTCCAGGGCGTCCGGGCTGGAGGTGGTGCCCGCggggcccccgcccccgccggcgcatGTGGAGGCCAGCCAggtgaagaaggaggaggtggagaccAAGGTCACGGCGTGGCAGACGGCGGAGGTGGCCAAGATCAACAACCGCTTCAAGCGGGAGGAAGTAGTCATCAACGGATGGGAGACCGAGCAGGTGGAGAAGGCATCCGGATGGCTCAAGAAGATCGAG AGGAAGCTGGACGAGCAGCGCGCCAAGGCGGTGGAGAAGACGCAGAACGACATCGCCAAGGCGCGGCGCAAGGCGGAGGAGAAGCGGGCGTCGGCGGAGGCCAAGCGGGGGCTCAAGCTGGCCAAGGTTCTGGAGCTCGCCAACTTCATGAAGGCCGTCGGGAGGGTGCCCACCAAGCGCTCCTTCTTCTAG